AACAAGTACGCACAATAATGTAAGGTACTATCAAAAAGGAGAGTAATTTATCTGTAAGAAGGAGAGGCCTATTATGGAGAAATCATATTTGACCCAGAACGATACGGAAGAATGTATTTATGAATTACTCGGTGCTGATAAAATCTACGAAAGCTTTGCCATGATATCGGGAAAGTGGAAACTTAAGCTCCTATATATCATTGGATATCATGAAGTAATTCGATACGGTGAGATCAAACGACAAGCAGCTCCCATTACCCATAAAATGCTTAGTACACAATTGAAGGAGCTAGAAAGAGATCAATTAATCATAAGAAAGGAGTATGCCCAAATACCTCCGAAGGTTGAATATTCCCTAAGCGAACGAGGTCTTGGCCTACTCCCTATGTTTAACGAGTTATTTCAGTGGATAGTAAAATATAACGTCTAGGCGCATCACTTTATCCATTGAATAAACGCAGTTTTATCATTTCTGTTATATCCGGCACGTTCATAGAATCTTAATGTGCTTTCTAATTTTGAACCTGTTAACAGCATCATTTTATAGCAATTTTCTTTCTTTGCTATTTCCTTTGCATAATCTAAGCAGGCAGTGGCCAATCCCCTGTTTCGGAAGCTTGGATCGGTTATGACATTTTCAATCAGTGCATATGGTCGTTGATTCTGCGTCAGGTTTGGAACAATGACACATACGCAGGAGGAAACAATTTGTCCATCCTCTTCTGCTACGATAATATGATGATTTTTATCGCTTAGTATATAATTCCACAGACTTTTCAAATCTTCGGTTTTTTCCGGCATAGTGTTGTTATGTAACTGTGTGTATAATTTTAATAATCCTTCTAAGTCTTGTTCCAGGACTTCTCTAATCATATATCCTCACTTCTTTCTATTAATATTTTACTTATTCACTTATTTCTTCAAAAATTCAAATCCGGTATTAATAATAGATTCCATACCTTTTGATCCTGGCATATGTCCACTTCTCTCAACCTTTATACAACTCAGATTTCGATTGCCTGCATTCTCTACAAATCGTGAAATCATCTGGGTAGACGTTACTATATCCGTATCACCCTGTAGAATAAGATATGGGATTTCTATTCCTTTTAATGTATCTGAAAGATCCATGTTCATTACTTCATATAATAGAGATGTATTTTTCAAATATCCATTTGCAAATATTGCTATAAAATCCTTCAAGGAATAATCCGGACTAGTTAATATTCCTCGTATAATTGCTCCTATAGGAGATTTTTCCGTGTCCTTCGCTTGGTATCCTTCGGTATATTTACCAATCCATCTCATCACCATTCTCAGTTCTTTCAAGGTACGTTCCGATGATTGTTTTAATGCGGTCAATCTTTTTTTATTCTTAAGTGGCATACTTGAATTTTTCAGGACCTCGAACACTTCATCATTAAATGTAAGTTGCTTCAATACTTGTCCGTAAACC
The nucleotide sequence above comes from Variimorphobacter saccharofermentans. Encoded proteins:
- a CDS encoding winged helix-turn-helix transcriptional regulator; the encoded protein is MEKSYLTQNDTEECIYELLGADKIYESFAMISGKWKLKLLYIIGYHEVIRYGEIKRQAAPITHKMLSTQLKELERDQLIIRKEYAQIPPKVEYSLSERGLGLLPMFNELFQWIVKYNV
- a CDS encoding GNAT family N-acetyltransferase, producing MIREVLEQDLEGLLKLYTQLHNNTMPEKTEDLKSLWNYILSDKNHHIIVAEEDGQIVSSCVCVIVPNLTQNQRPYALIENVITDPSFRNRGLATACLDYAKEIAKKENCYKMMLLTGSKLESTLRFYERAGYNRNDKTAFIQWIK
- a CDS encoding alpha/beta fold hydrolase, which translates into the protein MNKIRKAIISSNEVSELKTYTLGGYSQKVLIEGKKKTNPIVIFLHGGPGAPIPFCEGCRGMFPELTGKVTMVYWDQLGCGINNHKIDDTFTVESFVKMTIDLIKNIRNDFKACTVNIFAVSWGSILAAKVAEAEPKLLHKVMVYGQVLKQLTFNDEVFEVLKNSSMPLKNKKRLTALKQSSERTLKELRMVMRWIGKYTEGYQAKDTEKSPIGAIIRGILTSPDYSLKDFIAIFANGYLKNTSLLYEVMNMDLSDTLKGIEIPYLILQGDTDIVTSTQMISRFVENAGNRNLSCIKVERSGHMPGSKGMESIINTGFEFLKK